One region of Salvia miltiorrhiza cultivar Shanhuang (shh) chromosome 3, IMPLAD_Smil_shh, whole genome shotgun sequence genomic DNA includes:
- the LOC131015937 gene encoding aspartic proteinase CDR1-like codes for MAIFMSFRRVLSLFLLALFSTFSASEPNYDGFSIDFIHRDSLISSLQNSTASYSSLINRALQRSKRRADYLASGTPTADLIASSGEFLVKLSVGTPPVEVSVLLDTTSVLSWTQCAPCDHCFPQKQPLFTTKKSSTYKVVAGNSKPCKLLGGTPSTSGDNSCRYSLFYPQRYHSRGVISSDTFTMKTTSGMPMSLPNMVFGCGHDNYAEFKGDTSGVVGLGVGPSSLVTQMNSVIGGKFSYCLVPSNAKPSKMHFGSRAAVTGAAVVSTAMHVFKNSYALSLKGISVGNTRLAAATLSNSSNILGFFNQRMIVDTGTIATHLPTKLYNSLEAAMRKQMKVDVVADPERLLRLCYKTADGGIRGPIVTLHFVGANVKLYPINTFLKVSKNVDCLAFEPDKRVATLGNLAQINFFVGFDLERKLVSFKRTDCTNQ; via the coding sequence ATGGCGATTTTCATGTCATTTCGTAGAGTTCTTTCCTTGTTCCTTTTAGCATTATTCTCCACATTTTCTGCATCAGAACCAAACTATGATGGCTTTAGCATTGATTTTATTCACAGGGACTCCTTAATCTCTTCTCTGCAAAACTCAACAGCAAGTTACAGCAGCCTCATAAATAGAGCCTTACAGCGCTCCAAGAGGCGTGCTGATTATTTGGCATCGGGTACTCCCACTGCCGACCTGATAGCTTCCAGTGGAGAGTTTCTAGTGAAACTATCCGTTGGTACACCGCCAGTTGAGGTAAGCGTCCTTCTCGATACAACTAGTGTTCTTTCATGGACGCAGTGTGCGCCATGTGACCATTGCTTCCCCCAGAAGCAGCCTCTCTTCACGACCAAGAAATCCTCAACTTACAAAGTGGTGGCTGGTAATTCCAAGCCCTGCAAGTTGCTTGGAGGGACGCCTTCGACTTCAGGAGACAACTCGTGCAGGTACTCCTTGTTTTATCCGCAGAGGTACCACTCCCGTGGGGTCATCTCCTCGGACACATTCACCATGAAAACCACCTCAGGTATGCCAATGTCTCTTCCAAACATGGTTTTTGGGTGTGGTCACGATAATTATGCCGAGTTCAAAGGGGATACATCTGGAGTAGTCGGGCTAGGGGTCGGACCGAGCTCCCTCGTCACCCAAATGAACTCTGTGATTGGTGGTAAGTTCTCTTATTGCTTAGTCCCGAGCAATGCCAAGCCCAGCAAAATGCATTTTGGCAGCAGAGCTGCAGTAACTGGTGCTGCAGTAGTCTCCACTGCTATGCACGTTTTCAAGAATTCTTATGCTCTCAGCTTAAAAGGAATAAGTGTTGGGAATACGAGGCTGGCGGCAGCCACTCTCTCCAATTCCTCCAACATCTTAGGTTTCTTCAATCAAAGAATGATCGTCGACACCGGAACCATAGCCACACATCTTCCTACGAAGCTCTACAACTCCTTAGAAGCAGCAATGAGGAAACAAATGAAAGTGGATGTTGTTGCTGATCCGGAGAGGTTGCTGCGGTTGTGTTACAAGACGGCAGACGGCGGAATCCGAGGGCCTATCGTTACGCTGCACTTTGTTGGTGCGAATGTGAAGTTGTATCCCATAAACACATTCCTTAAAGTTTCCAAGAATGTTGATTGCCTTGCTTTTGAGCCTGATAAAAGGGTAGCCACTCTTGGTAATTTGGCACAAATCAATTTCTTTGTGGGCTTCGACCTTGAGAGGAAGCTCGTCTCCTTCAAGCGAACTGATTGCACCAACCAGTAG
- the LOC131015939 gene encoding aspartic proteinase CDR1-like, translating into MAPVDILSEKGEYLMKISIGTPPVETLVVADTGSDLTWIQCKPCTHCFRQNAPLFQPKLSSTYKPIGCTSSPCNALRGRTSCDSFEGTCRYTIGYGDTSFSNGYLATETIRLGSVAIPNVVIGCGHYNRGTFDAHVAGIIGLGGGELSLITQMRSLTLGKFSYCLGSYIGGTSYSSKMSFGDDVGVVGDDVATTPLVAKSPKTFYFLTLEGISVGSERIDFDSPSTSSSSNGSKGIEEGNIIIDSGTTLTFLPKELYNQVTAQMKRQMKMKEMEDPKGLLNLCYYSTSVTQVPQVIFHFKGANVKLKPQNTFVKTRNDCMCLGFAPTNREAIFGNLAQMDFLIGYDLGNKSVSFKPADCSRV; encoded by the coding sequence ATGGCGCCAGTTGATATTCTTTCTGAAAAAGGAGAATACCTAATGAAAATCTCCATTGGTACGCCGCCGGTCGAAACTCTAGTCGTTGCTGACACCGGCAGCGACCTCACTTGGATTCAATGCAAGCCTTGTACACATTGCTTTCGTCAGAATGCGCCACTTTTTCAACCTAAGCTTTCTTCAACGTACAAACCAATAGGTTGTACTTCTAGTCCGTGCAACGCTCTTCGTGGGAGGACTTCTTGCGACAGTTTTGAGGGCACTTGTCGCTATACCATTGGATATGGCGACACATCATTTAGCAACGGTTATCTTGCGACGGAAACTATCAGATTAGGTTCCGTCGCAATTCCCAATGTTGTTATTGGATGCGGACATTACAACCGTGGCACGTTTGATGCTCACGTGGCAGGGATCATTGGCCTAGGTGGAGGCGAATTGTCCCTAATCACCCAAATGAGATCTTTGACTCTAGGCAAGTTCTCATACTGCCTCGGGTCGTACATAGGCGGGACCTCGTATTCGAGTAAAATGAGCTTTGGCGATGACGTTGGTGTGGTAGGTGATGATGTGGCAACAACACCCTTAGTGGCCAAATCCCCTAAGACTTTCTACTTCTTGACATTAGAAGGGATTAGTGTTGGGAGTGAGAGAATTGACTTTGATAgcccttcaacttcttcatcaTCAAATGGTTCCAAGGGAATTGAAGAGGGAAATATTATCATAGACTCAGGGACAACACTGACTTTTCTTCCAAAGGAATTGTACAATCAAGTTACAGCACAAATGAAAAGGCAAATGAAGATGAAAGAAATGGAAGATCCAAAAGGCCTGTTGAATTTATGCTATTATTCAACAAGTGTAACACAAGTTCCACAAGTCATATTTCATTTCAAAGGGGCGAATGTCAAATTGAAACCTCAAAACACTTTCGTGAAGACTAGGAATGATTGTATGTGCCTAGGTTTTGCACCAACAAATCGTGAGGCAATATTTGGTAATTTGGCACAAATGGATTTCTTGATAGGATATGACTTAGGAAACAAGAGCGTCTCCTTTAAACCTGCAGATTGCAGCAGAGTCTAG
- the LOC131015938 gene encoding AUGMIN subunit 7, producing the protein MAAKQMEEVQKKLAMLNYPRANAPAQSLLFAGMERYALLEWLFFKLLGDKSPFSQQNLQGDAVDRDEETSRIQYLAEIAKFLGITTTIDTEAIQGRGSYEDRTEMLRLIVDLVEASIYADNPEWSVDEQVAKDIQLIDAIAEKQAQIFSEECKLFPADVQIQSIYPLPEISDLEKQLSDQSNRLLNLQEMVDDLASKHPYNPDEDYMDVEAKLRAHLESFLETARSFNTIYTKEIRPWTHMMEVPQLHGFGPAANRLLEAYKMLLKFLGNLKNLRDSHAAVAVGSSETVAGEPSSVMRIISECETALTFLNRDLGILSASIAREKGEEASL; encoded by the exons ATGGCGGCGAAGCAAATGGAAGAAGTGCAGAAGAAATTGGCGATGTTGAATTACCCCAGAGCCAATGCGCCGGCACAGTCGCTCCTCTTTGCCGGCATGGAACGCTACGCCCTTCTTGAATGGCTCTTCTTCAA ATTATTGGGCGATAAATCTCCCTTTTCGCAGCAGAATCTACAGGGAGATGCTGTAGATCGAGATGAAGAGACCTCCAGGATACAAT ATTTGGCAGAGATTGCAAAATTTTTGGGTATTACCACTACTATAGACACTGAAGCCATCCAA GGTCGAGGAAGTTATGAAGATCGTACAGAAATGTTGCGTCTTATTGTGGATCTTGTGGAGGCAAGCATCTATGCTGATAATCCTGAGTGGAG TGTAGACGAACAAGTAGCTAAAGATATTCAGCTAATTGATGCTATAGCTGAAAAGCAAGCTCAAATTTTTTCTGAAGAATGCAAATTGTTTCCAGCAGATGTGCAGATCCAATCAATATATCCACT GCCAGAAATATCTGATTTGGAGAAACAACTTTCAGATCAATCAAACAGACTTCTAAACCTTCAAGAGATGGTTGACGATCTAGCTTCTAAG CATCCGTATAATCCAGATGAAGATTACATGGATGTTGAAGCAAAATTACGGGCTCATCTGGAATCTTTCCTTGAAACTGCTAGATCGTTCAACACCATTTACACCAAG GAAATACGTCCTTGGACACATATGATGGAGGTTCCTCAACTTCATGGTTTTGGACCAGCTGCAAATAGATTGTTGGAGGCATATAAAATGCTTTTGAAG TTCTTGGGAAACTTGAAGAACCTTCGGGATTCACATGCAGCAGTAGCAGTTGGATCTTCTGAAACAGTTGCTGGTGAGCCATCCTCAGTAATGAGAATAATTTCAGAGTGTGAAACTGCTCTGACGTTCTTGAACAGGGATCTTGGAATCCTCTCTGCGTCTATTGCTCGCGAGAAGGGCGAGGAAGCATCCTTATAA